In Brachyhypopomus gauderio isolate BG-103 chromosome 18, BGAUD_0.2, whole genome shotgun sequence, the sequence taaggccggttagggcgtgagggccctgtgaccgaccggggcgtggttttgtcttgttgacggcccagtcggtccagggtcccgcccagggaggtgagctgactaatgttatgtgttttgtgtttcagctcgtggactgcaggaggtgtccctgcctgtccttgccttcctgccccttcgtgttgttgtgcagccgctgtgtgccacacacccagtggaggggagtgcggcttggtgggggggtctgtcacggtgaggcggccccctaccggccgcctctgtccacagcggctgtgttgttgttgtcttgtgacgtcgtgtacgcccctcaggtgggcggagcccgtgatccgttcccacctgatggtcgtttgtctgtctatatatgccttgtctttgtaccagttgaccgctggtcattatatccttgatttggatctattgcacgggttttaggtttgcacactttatattaaaccaccctttttccctgagacttggcgtgatcgcttcctttttgttgctcacacctgcccgtcacaaagaGGCGCCGGACACTCAATGTAGAAGACCATGAAAGGATTGCTGAAGAGGTGAGTTGTTGCGGAAATCACAGTCCATGTTACACAGGTTTATAGTAGTCTTATTTTAATCTAATATGAATTTGTGCTTTGATATTTATAGTTATATATAGAATTAGATTTGTTTAATTTTTTATATGAATGATCAACGTATGTTGAATGTTTGCCTGCAagatattttacatttacatttacggcatttagcagtgCTATTTTATTATATCTTCTACTGCATGGACCCTTATTTACCCTATGTACCTATGTACATATCAACCTGTGTGACCTTATGTACCCTCATTGTCGCTTTgcataaaaatgtctgcttaaTGTAATGTATTATTCAAGTACTGCAGTTTATGAGTACAGCAGAATAAAACAAATTCTCATGTTGAAATTCTCAAATTCAACATTTTGGCTCCTGAATTTGTATAACACTGTCCCAAACAAAAAGCTGTAACACATTTTGTTTTGGATCAGCAAAGGTTATGTAAAGGTTAGGTAGTTTATTAATAAAAACACTTCATAATTTTCATGTTTATACTTCTCTCTGAAGGTCTGTGATATCATACTGGGACACACCAAGGAGCGCTTTTCCTTCACAAACCACCTTGTTAGTGCCACACTCCTGCAGGGGGACAGGTTTGAACAATACAACACCGCATTTCCTGAAGATGCACTGAGCAACACCTTAAAAGCCTATCCAGTGCTTAATCAAGGTAAGCTGAAAACAGAGCTTAGTCTCATCTACAGCAAGGAAGAATTCAAAGCCTGTTGTGGTGCTGTGGgcccagggtacccgcgggtccttaaaatgtcttaaatttagttttccatattcaaggcctaaaaatgtctttaaatgtctggaattttatgaggggaggcattaaattattataagtgtgtgttgttcagttgttctggcgcgatgtgaactttgccgaatctagcgctaatgcagaaaataaccgcttcagggtcctagtgctagatttctaGTGTTGGAGTATATGGGGGTCAACGTAACACTCGTGCCGCATAGAGACACAACGTGTCGTAAAGCGCCACACAAGTGTcgtaaaatgttgcaaataaaatttcatttatttttacggcagtttatcaaatatttattattatttatggggagatgggccgcgggccggtacaaattcattaaagggccggctCTGGCCCtcgggccgccagttgaatagccctgtcGTACGTTAttaggctgtggtcagaaatggCCTTGCTCTGAGGAAgtattgctaaactggatatgttaaTACCAAACGATAacaccaagtctaaagtataaCTACGTATAAGTCTAAAGTATACTTTAAGTCTAAAGTATAACTAGTATATACTCAAACGCCATGTTTTTCACCGAAACATGGTTAAACAACAGCTGCCCAGACAACGCTATTGAGTTAGCAGGACGGCGTGTACACCGAGCCGACAGGACAGCAGATGACTCCGGGAAGACCAGAGGTGGAGGTTTGTGcatttatataaataaagctTGGTGCACGGACTCTGCTACTACCGAGAGACATTGCTCACCGAATGCGGAGTTTATTATGGTCAAATGTAGACCTTATTATCTCCCAAGAGAACTCACTTCAATCATCCTCATTGCTGTTTATGTCCCCCCGGATGCTAATGCTAAGCTGGCTATGAAAGAACTTTATTCAGCCATTAGTAAACATCAAACAAAATATCCCGAGGCTGCTTTTATTGTTGCTGGAGACTTCAACCACTCCAACTTAAAAACAGTTCTCCCCAGATTCCACCAACATGTCTCCTGCCACACCAGAGGGGACAAAACTTTGGATCATGTTTATTCCAACCTGGCTGGAGCATACAAAgcgacacccctcccccacattgGACAATCTGACCATCTCTCCATTTTCCTCACACCTCGGTATTCACCACTCATCCAACGTGTGAAACCCACTGTGAGGACAATTAAAGTTTGGCCAGAGGGGACAGATGCCGTGCTTCAGGACCGATTCAGGAACACCGATTGGAATACATTCACTCATACAGACTTGGATCAGTACGCCTCATCTGTACTGGACCACATCTCCACCACTATAGACAGTGTCACCACCCAGAAACAGATCACCATGTACCCCAACCAAAAGCCCTGGATGAACAGGGATGTTCGTCTCCGGCTGAAGGCCCGCAACATCGCCTTCAGGTCAGGGGATGCACAGGCCTACAGTATAGCCAGGGCTGAGCTAAAGAGGGGCATCAAAAAGGCCAAACAACAATACAAGGAAAAGGTAGAAGAACACTTCTCCAACTCTGACCCCCGACGTATGTGGCAAGGTCTTCAGACAATCACTGATTACCGGACCAtcaacacctcccctccctcctctgatGTCCCTTTCCTTGACGAGCTTAACAATTTCTATGCTCGCTTTGAGAGAGGGAATACAACAACACCTTCAACCAGGGCATATGTGTCTGCAGATCACCAACCCCTCACTCTTTTTCCCACCGATGTAGGAGCGGCGCTGGGCAGGATTAAAGTACACAAGGCTGCGGGTCCTGATGGCATCCCTGGACGTGTTCTCAGAGCGTGTTCTGGAGAGCTGGCAGGAGTGCTGACGGATATATTCAACCTGTCCTTAGCTCATGCTGTGGTACCGAACTGCTTCAAAACCACCTCCATCGTCCCGATACCCAAAACCTCCAACCCAACAAGACTCAATGACTACCGCCCGGTAG encodes:
- the LOC143482213 gene encoding uncharacterized protein LOC143482213 → MVKCRPYYLPRELTSIILIAVYVPPDANAKLAMKELYSAISKHQTKYPEAAFIVAGDFNHSNLKTVLPRFHQHVSCHTRGDKTLDHVYSNLAGAYKATPLPHIGQSDHLSIFLTPRYSPLIQRVKPTVRTIKVWPEGTDAVLQDRFRNTDWNTFTHTDLDQYASSVLDHISTTIDSVTTQKQITMYPNQKPWMNRDVRLRLKARNIAFRSGDAQAYSIARAELKRGIKKAKQQYKEKVEEHFSNSDPRRMWQGLQTITDYRTINTSPPSSDVPFLDELNNFYARFERGNTTTPSTRAYVSADHQPLTLFPTDVGAALGRIKVHKAAGPDGIPGRVLRACSGELAGVLTDIFNLSLAHAVVPNCFKTTSIVPIPKTSNPTRLNDYRPVALTPIITKCFERLVLAHLKSCLPLTLDPHQFAYHQNRSTEDAVSIALHSVLSHLDNKNTFVRMLFLDFSSAFNTVIPSKLLTKLRLRHQFPHLQLATGLPNQPTPTCPVGQPLFIHHHHKHWCTTRLCVEPLPVLPLHL